A stretch of Lathyrus oleraceus cultivar Zhongwan6 chromosome 6, CAAS_Psat_ZW6_1.0, whole genome shotgun sequence DNA encodes these proteins:
- the LOC127095083 gene encoding uncharacterized protein LOC127095083 encodes MTEKISEREVEQALKAYSGMGNVKIGVKNDNIVLIKDVWYVPGMKSNLMSLKYELELQKIFELINCKSTITHVETNPKLDFDVEGDDVDATTFKQLVGSLRYLCNTRPDICYAFGMTLIGANSELTKEILLDISSSICEDQKIKVSKPVNLMIDNQSSISLVKNPVLHGRSKRIDTKFHFLCNQVLNRVLEVIHYSTHKQLADVQIKAIKTEYFIYLKDGIDVVDYN; translated from the exons TGAAAGCGTATTCTG GAATGGGAAATGTCAAAATCGGAGTGAAGAATGACAATATTGTTCTGATCAAGGATGTTtggtatgttcctggcatgaaaAGCAATTTAATGAGT ctgaagtatgaacttgagcttcaaaagATATTTGAGCTAATAAATTGCAAGTCTACAATCACACATGTTGAAACAAATCCCAAGCTGGATTTTGATGTTGagggtgatgatgtagatgctacaacttTTAAACAGTTGGTGGGATCATTGAGATATCTCTGTAACACCAGACCTGACATCTGTTATGCATTTGGAATG ACTCTAATTGGTGCGAATTCAGAGTTGACAAAAGAAATACTTCTAGACATTTCTTCAAGTATATGtgag GATCAAAAGATCAAGGTAAGCAAGCCTGTGAACTTGATGATTGACAACCAATCATCTATAAGCCTTGTCAAGAATCCAGTGCTGCATGGAAGGAGCAAGCGCATTGACACGAAGTTCCATTTTCTATGCAATCAGGTTTTGAATCGAGTGCTTGAAGTTATTCACTATAGCACTCATAAGCAACTTGCAGATGTGCAGATCAAAGCAATCAAGACTGAATACTTTATCTATTTGAAGGATGGAATTGATGTTGTTGATTATAATTag